Proteins encoded in a region of the Zea mays cultivar B73 chromosome 4, Zm-B73-REFERENCE-NAM-5.0, whole genome shotgun sequence genome:
- the LOC118477008 gene encoding uncharacterized protein, with protein sequence MEVVKLGITTQTWPDLVGYPVVDAVNIIRQDNPNITEVRVLPPDGVPSPLQDGTVRVCIYNDIVNGQAVVVNPAPYIG encoded by the coding sequence ATGGAGGTCGTCAAGCTTGGTATAACGACCCAAACATGGCCTGATCTGGTTGGCTACCCCGTTGTAGATGCGGTTAATATTATCCGTCAAGATAATCCCAATATAACCGAAGTTCGAGTACTCCCTCCAGATGGGGTCCCGTCTCCACTCCAAGATGGTACTGTACGTGTTTGTATCTACAACGACATCGTCAATGGTCAGGCTGTTGTGGTTAACCCAGCACCATATATTGGCTAG